The proteins below are encoded in one region of Lepisosteus oculatus isolate fLepOcu1 chromosome 10, fLepOcu1.hap2, whole genome shotgun sequence:
- the eny2 gene encoding transcription and mRNA export factor ENY2, with protein sequence MSKEAQMRATINQKLIEMGERERLKELLRAKLIECGWKDQLKAHCKDVIGEKGLEHVTVEDLVAEITPKGRALVPDSVKKELLQRIRAFLAQHATL encoded by the exons ATGAGTAAAGAGGCACAAATGAGAGCGACAATTAACCAGAAACTAATTGAAATGGGCGAGCGAGAGCG ACTCAAGGAGTTGCTCAGAGCGAAACTTATTGAATGTGGGTGGAAGGACCAATTAAAAGCGCACTGTAAAG ATGTGATCGGGGAAAAAGGACTGGAGCATGTCACAGTGGAAGACTTGGTTGCAGAAATCACGCCAAAAGGAAGag ctCTTGTACCAGACAGTGTGAAGAAAGAACTTTTGCAGAGAATAAGAGCATTTTTAGCTCAGCATGCCACACTATAA